From Gordonia crocea, the proteins below share one genomic window:
- a CDS encoding Fpg/Nei family DNA glycosylase — MPELPEVTAIANFLDERAAGLPIRRVDVASLAVLKTADPPYTALAGRIVSTVGRIGKYLVITTGADDDEPLYLVIHLSRAGWVRWSANLSPTPPRPGGKGPIALRVHCGLPGEGFDVTEAGTQKRLAVWLVTDPEQVPRIAGLGPDVLSLSRESLAQILAGSSARIKNLLTDQRVIAGVGNAYSDEILHRARLSPFATAKHLSDAQIDALYEATGGILREAINRLEGPGGVSTMKAEKRSGLQIHGRTGLPCPVCGDTVAEVSFSDRSFQYCPTCQTGGRKLADRRMSRLLK, encoded by the coding sequence ATGCCCGAGCTTCCCGAGGTCACCGCGATAGCGAACTTCCTCGACGAGCGCGCCGCCGGGCTGCCCATCCGTCGGGTCGACGTCGCCTCGCTGGCCGTCCTCAAAACCGCCGATCCGCCCTACACCGCGCTGGCCGGCCGCATCGTCAGCACCGTCGGCCGGATCGGGAAGTACCTGGTCATCACAACCGGCGCCGACGACGACGAACCGCTGTACCTGGTGATCCACCTGTCCCGGGCGGGATGGGTCCGCTGGAGTGCGAACCTGTCGCCGACACCGCCCCGCCCGGGCGGCAAGGGGCCGATTGCGCTCCGGGTCCACTGCGGGCTGCCGGGGGAGGGGTTCGACGTCACCGAAGCCGGCACCCAGAAGCGGTTGGCGGTGTGGCTCGTGACCGATCCCGAGCAGGTTCCGCGGATCGCGGGCCTCGGGCCCGACGTGCTCTCGCTGAGCCGAGAGTCGCTGGCGCAGATCCTCGCGGGGAGTTCGGCGCGGATCAAGAACCTACTGACCGATCAGCGGGTGATCGCCGGTGTGGGCAACGCCTATTCCGACGAGATCCTGCACCGGGCGCGACTGTCCCCGTTCGCCACCGCCAAACACTTGTCCGACGCGCAGATCGACGCGCTGTACGAGGCCACCGGTGGGATCCTGCGTGAGGCGATCAACCGCCTGGAGGGGCCCGGCGGCGTGTCGACGATGAAAGCCGAGAAGCGCTCCGGGTTGCAGATCCACGGGCGCACCGGACTCCCGTGCCCGGTCTGCGGTGACACCGTCGCGGAGGTGTCCTTTTCTGACCGTTCGTTCCAGTACTGCCCGACCTGCCAGACCGGTGGTCGCAAGCTGGCCGATCGCCGGATGTCCCGCCTGCTGAAGTGA
- a CDS encoding SDR family oxidoreductase — MTTREKILITGASSGLGEGMAREFAKRGRSLGLCARRLDRLTALAAELRPDAAQIEVAELDVTDFDSIPGVFGALRDQLGGLDRVIVNAGLGKGAPIGTGKARANLETVQTNLTGALAQAEAALEIFREQGAGHLVLISSVSANRGLPKAQAAYAASKAGVTALGQGLQAEFAGKPIQITVIEPGYIETDINRGVKTRLMAKTEDGVAAMVAAIEAEKAHAAVPRWPWEPLAAAMRYLPEPVSRRMV, encoded by the coding sequence GTGACTACGCGCGAGAAGATTCTGATCACCGGTGCCAGCTCCGGGCTGGGCGAGGGCATGGCCCGCGAGTTCGCCAAGCGGGGCCGCAGCCTGGGGTTGTGTGCCCGACGACTCGACCGCTTGACCGCTTTGGCGGCCGAGCTGCGGCCCGATGCGGCGCAGATCGAGGTCGCCGAACTGGACGTGACCGACTTCGACTCGATCCCCGGTGTTTTCGGCGCGCTGCGCGACCAGCTCGGCGGGCTCGACCGGGTGATCGTCAACGCGGGCCTGGGCAAAGGCGCGCCGATCGGGACCGGCAAGGCCCGGGCGAACCTGGAGACGGTGCAGACGAACCTGACCGGTGCGCTCGCCCAGGCGGAGGCGGCGCTGGAGATCTTCCGCGAGCAGGGTGCCGGGCACCTCGTCCTGATCAGCTCGGTAAGCGCCAACCGGGGCCTGCCGAAGGCGCAGGCCGCCTATGCCGCCTCCAAGGCCGGGGTGACCGCGCTGGGACAGGGGTTGCAGGCCGAGTTCGCCGGCAAGCCGATCCAGATCACCGTGATCGAGCCGGGGTACATCGAGACCGACATCAACCGCGGTGTGAAGACCCGGCTCATGGCCAAGACCGAGGACGGGGTGGCGGCCATGGTGGCGGCCATCGAGGCGGAGAAGGCCCACGCGGCGGTACCGCGTTGGCCCTGGGAGCCGCTCGCCGCGGCGATGCGCTACCTGCCCGAGCCGGTCTCGCGCCGCATGGTCTGA
- the pgi gene encoding glucose-6-phosphate isomerase — MSDDVTATESWHALAAHQPHVFATTLRELFTLDPERGHDLVVQAGDLRIDYSKNRVTRQTLELLLSLAREVGVEDRRDAMFAGEHINTSEDRAVLHTALRLPASASLLVDGENVVADVHRVLDAMGRFTDDIRAGRWLGFTGKPITDVVNIGIGGSDLGPAMVCGALRDFHDGPRTHFVSNVDPADLLATLDAVNPATTLFVVSSKTFTTLETLSNARAARRWLVDALGDDEAVARHFVAVSTNAEAVTGFGIDTSNMFEFWDWVGGRYSVDSAIGLSVMLAIGKAGFDEFLGGFAAIDEHFATAPLERNAPVLLGLLSVWYDNFFDAGNRAVLPYSNDLARFTAYLQQLSMESNGKSVTRDGRPVSCDTGQVWWGEPGTNGQHAFFQLLHQGTRMIPADFIGFAEPFRDVLTENGTSMHDLLIANLLAQTKVLAFGKTAEEVAGEGVAPELVGHKVMPGNRPSTTIFAPKLTPGTLGQLIALYEHQVFVEGAVWDIDSFDQWGVELGKKQALELLDSIAAADPPGPLGDSSTDALVHWYRGQTGRES; from the coding sequence ATGAGCGACGATGTGACCGCAACCGAGTCGTGGCACGCGCTCGCGGCCCACCAGCCGCACGTGTTTGCCACGACCCTGCGCGAACTGTTCACCCTCGATCCCGAGCGCGGCCACGACCTGGTCGTGCAAGCCGGTGACCTGCGTATCGACTACTCCAAGAACCGTGTCACGCGCCAGACGCTGGAGCTGTTGCTCAGTCTCGCGCGCGAGGTGGGTGTGGAGGACCGTCGCGACGCGATGTTCGCCGGCGAGCACATCAACACCTCCGAAGACCGCGCGGTTCTGCACACCGCGCTGCGGCTCCCGGCCTCGGCAAGCCTGCTCGTCGACGGCGAGAACGTCGTCGCCGACGTGCACCGCGTCCTCGACGCGATGGGCCGATTCACCGATGACATCCGCGCCGGCCGGTGGCTGGGTTTCACCGGCAAGCCAATCACCGACGTCGTCAACATCGGGATCGGCGGCTCCGACCTCGGCCCGGCCATGGTCTGCGGTGCCCTGCGCGACTTCCACGACGGTCCGCGCACCCACTTCGTGTCCAATGTCGACCCCGCCGATCTGCTCGCCACCCTCGACGCGGTGAACCCCGCGACGACACTCTTCGTCGTCTCATCCAAAACCTTCACGACCCTGGAGACCCTGTCCAATGCTCGGGCGGCGCGGCGCTGGCTGGTCGATGCCCTCGGCGACGACGAGGCGGTGGCCCGTCATTTCGTCGCGGTCAGCACGAATGCCGAGGCAGTCACCGGATTCGGCATCGACACCTCGAACATGTTCGAGTTCTGGGACTGGGTCGGCGGCCGGTACTCGGTGGATTCGGCGATCGGGCTGTCGGTCATGCTGGCGATCGGCAAGGCCGGATTCGACGAGTTCCTCGGCGGATTCGCCGCGATCGACGAGCATTTCGCCACCGCGCCGCTGGAGCGCAACGCACCGGTGCTGCTCGGGCTGCTCTCGGTCTGGTACGACAACTTCTTCGACGCCGGCAACCGCGCCGTCCTGCCGTATTCGAACGACCTGGCCCGGTTCACCGCCTATCTGCAGCAGCTGTCGATGGAGTCCAACGGCAAGTCGGTGACCCGCGACGGGCGACCGGTCTCCTGCGACACCGGACAGGTGTGGTGGGGCGAGCCGGGGACCAACGGTCAGCACGCGTTCTTCCAGTTGCTCCATCAGGGCACCCGGATGATCCCGGCCGACTTCATCGGCTTTGCCGAGCCGTTCCGCGACGTCCTCACCGAAAACGGGACGTCCATGCACGACCTGCTGATCGCCAACCTGCTCGCCCAGACCAAGGTGTTGGCCTTCGGGAAGACGGCCGAAGAGGTGGCCGGGGAAGGCGTGGCCCCGGAACTCGTCGGGCACAAGGTGATGCCCGGCAACCGGCCTTCGACGACGATCTTCGCGCCCAAGCTGACCCCCGGGACACTCGGCCAACTGATCGCGCTCTACGAGCACCAGGTGTTCGTCGAGGGGGCGGTGTGGGACATCGACTCCTTCGACCAATGGGGTGTCGAACTCGGCAAGAAGCAGGCCCTCGAACTGCTCGACTCCATTGCCGCCGCCGACCCGCCTGGACCGCTCGGCGACTCCTCCACCGATGCCCTCGTGCACTGGTATCGCGGCCAGACGGGACGGGAGTCCTGA
- a CDS encoding chorismate mutase — translation MSDQSQPRDPDSADLSDDVSALPDDIDALRGEIDRLDAIILAAIKRRSAVSKKIGAARMASGGPRLVHSREVKVLDRFADLGQEGHTLAMLLLRLGRGPLGR, via the coding sequence GTGAGTGACCAATCCCAGCCCCGCGACCCGGACTCCGCCGACCTGTCCGACGACGTGAGTGCTCTGCCCGACGACATCGACGCGCTGCGCGGCGAGATCGACCGGCTCGACGCGATCATCCTGGCCGCCATCAAACGACGGTCGGCGGTGTCGAAAAAGATCGGCGCCGCGCGGATGGCGTCGGGCGGTCCACGCCTGGTCCACAGCCGCGAGGTGAAGGTCCTCGACCGCTTCGCCGACCTCGGCCAGGAGGGCCACACCCTGGCGATGCTGCTCCTGCGGCTCGGCCGCGGACCGCTGGGACGGTGA
- a CDS encoding PPOX class F420-dependent oxidoreductase gives MSVIPDSHRDLLDRPLYAHLATIRPDGTPQVNPMWFVFDGELVYFTNTTVRQKYKNVTAHPQVAFSVNDPDQPYRYLEVRGLVERIDADPDGALFGDLAQRYGLPMDGPPGDAEFRVVYVVRPTATSQQ, from the coding sequence GTGTCCGTGATTCCCGACTCCCACCGCGATCTGCTCGACCGGCCCCTCTACGCCCACCTTGCGACGATCCGGCCCGACGGGACACCCCAGGTCAACCCCATGTGGTTTGTCTTCGACGGTGAGCTCGTCTACTTCACCAACACGACGGTGCGGCAGAAATACAAGAATGTGACCGCGCATCCGCAGGTCGCCTTCTCGGTGAACGACCCCGATCAGCCGTATCGCTACCTCGAGGTGCGGGGCCTGGTCGAGCGGATCGACGCCGATCCGGACGGTGCGCTGTTCGGGGACCTGGCGCAGCGCTACGGCTTGCCGATGGACGGCCCGCCCGGCGATGCGGAGTTCCGCGTCGTCTACGTGGTGCGGCCGACCGCGACCAGTCAGCAGTAG
- a CDS encoding UvrD-helicase domain-containing protein: MSAEELLRGLNPQQREAVVHTGSPLLIVAGAGSGKTAVLTRRIAYLLAERDVNPGQILAITFTNKAAAEMRERVVELVGGRGRAMWVSTFHSMCVRILRAQSGLLGETMNSNFSIYDADDSRRLLGMIIRDLELDPKKYAARGLAVAISNFKNELIDPADAESGPEGSAEAVVAQVYDLYQRRLRAANAFDFDDLIGETVALLQRHPQVAQYYRRRFRHILVDEYQDTNHAQYVLIRELTGSDEDPDLPPAELCVVGDADQSIYAFRGATIRNIEEFERDFPKAQAILLEQNYRSTQTILSAANAVIAQNPNRRPKRLWTDSGDGELIVGYVADTDRDEASFIAGEIDALTDYSIGGSSSRAYADIAVFYRTNTGSRALEEVFVRHGIPYKVVGGTKFYERKEVRDVIAYLRTVANPDDTVSLRRILNTPRRGIGDRAEACVAVHAENRGISFYQALLEATQGTVPLLNTRAVNQISGFVELIEELRREYLATFGSADDADEIVVDATAEGGDVGELVAAIIDRTGYRAELEASRDPQDGARLDNLNELVAVAREFSATAAEEAPPTGEEGEADREGEPEPGSLAAFLERVSLVADADQVPDSEAGVVTLMTLHTAKGLEFPVVFVTGWEDGHFPHMRSLGDPTELSEERRLAYVGITRAKERLYLTRALARASWGQPVSNPESRFLTEIPGHLLDWRRTEPRRSASRHRASGAFGFDSADSGGFGSSGRGRESFGAPTRGRNKAVHYDVGDRMNHPKYGLGKAVAKEGSGPTERITFDFGGSIGRMTFMTLGGLPGEKL, translated from the coding sequence ATGAGTGCTGAGGAACTGCTGCGCGGACTGAATCCACAGCAACGCGAGGCGGTGGTGCACACCGGGTCTCCGTTGCTGATCGTTGCGGGCGCCGGATCGGGTAAGACTGCGGTCTTGACCCGCCGGATCGCCTATCTGCTCGCCGAACGCGATGTGAACCCGGGCCAGATCCTGGCGATCACCTTCACCAACAAGGCCGCCGCCGAGATGCGCGAGCGGGTCGTCGAACTCGTCGGCGGCCGGGGTCGTGCCATGTGGGTGTCGACCTTCCACTCGATGTGTGTGCGGATCCTGCGCGCGCAGTCGGGGCTGTTGGGCGAGACGATGAACTCGAACTTCTCCATCTACGACGCCGACGACTCGCGACGGTTGCTGGGGATGATCATTCGCGATCTCGAGCTCGACCCCAAGAAGTATGCCGCTCGCGGGCTGGCCGTCGCGATCTCGAACTTCAAGAACGAGCTCATCGACCCGGCCGACGCCGAATCGGGTCCAGAGGGCAGCGCCGAGGCCGTCGTGGCCCAGGTGTACGACCTCTACCAGCGGCGGCTGCGCGCGGCGAATGCCTTCGACTTCGACGACCTGATCGGCGAGACGGTGGCCCTGCTGCAGCGCCATCCGCAGGTGGCGCAGTACTACCGGCGCCGGTTCCGCCACATCCTCGTCGACGAGTACCAGGACACCAACCACGCGCAGTACGTGTTGATCCGGGAGTTGACCGGCAGCGACGAGGACCCGGACCTGCCGCCGGCCGAACTCTGCGTCGTCGGTGATGCCGACCAGTCCATCTACGCCTTCCGCGGTGCGACGATTCGCAACATCGAGGAGTTCGAGCGCGACTTCCCCAAGGCCCAGGCCATCCTGCTCGAACAGAACTACCGGTCCACGCAGACGATCCTCTCCGCGGCCAACGCGGTCATTGCACAGAACCCCAACCGGCGGCCCAAGCGGCTGTGGACCGACTCCGGCGACGGGGAGCTGATCGTCGGCTACGTCGCCGACACCGACCGCGACGAGGCGTCCTTCATCGCCGGCGAGATCGACGCGCTGACCGACTATTCGATCGGCGGGTCGTCGAGCCGGGCCTACGCCGACATCGCCGTGTTCTACCGGACCAACACCGGGTCGCGGGCGTTGGAAGAGGTGTTCGTCCGCCACGGCATCCCGTACAAGGTCGTCGGCGGAACCAAGTTCTACGAACGCAAAGAGGTCCGCGACGTCATCGCCTACCTCCGCACCGTGGCGAACCCCGATGACACGGTGAGCCTGCGGCGGATCCTGAACACCCCTCGACGTGGAATCGGCGACCGGGCCGAGGCCTGCGTCGCGGTCCACGCGGAAAACCGGGGGATCAGCTTTTACCAGGCGCTGCTCGAGGCGACGCAGGGAACCGTGCCGTTGTTGAACACCCGCGCGGTCAACCAGATCAGCGGATTCGTCGAACTGATCGAGGAACTGCGGCGCGAGTACCTGGCGACGTTCGGGTCGGCCGACGATGCCGACGAGATCGTCGTCGACGCGACCGCGGAGGGCGGGGATGTGGGCGAGCTCGTCGCCGCCATCATCGACCGCACCGGATACCGCGCCGAATTGGAGGCCAGTCGCGACCCGCAGGACGGTGCGCGGTTGGACAACCTCAACGAATTGGTCGCGGTCGCCCGAGAGTTCAGCGCGACGGCGGCCGAGGAAGCACCGCCCACAGGGGAGGAGGGTGAAGCCGATCGCGAGGGTGAGCCCGAGCCGGGATCGCTGGCCGCCTTCTTGGAGCGGGTATCGCTGGTCGCCGACGCCGATCAGGTGCCCGATTCCGAGGCCGGTGTCGTCACGCTGATGACGTTGCACACCGCGAAGGGTCTGGAGTTCCCCGTCGTCTTCGTCACCGGCTGGGAGGACGGGCACTTTCCGCACATGCGGTCGCTCGGCGATCCCACGGAGTTGAGCGAGGAACGCCGACTGGCCTATGTCGGCATCACGCGGGCGAAGGAACGCCTCTACCTCACCCGTGCGTTGGCGCGGGCGTCGTGGGGTCAACCGGTGTCCAACCCCGAGTCGCGGTTCCTCACCGAGATCCCCGGACACCTGCTCGACTGGCGCCGCACCGAACCCCGGCGCTCGGCCTCGCGCCACCGCGCCTCTGGCGCTTTCGGTTTCGATTCAGCCGATTCCGGCGGCTTCGGATCCTCGGGGCGTGGGCGCGAATCGTTCGGCGCACCCACCCGCGGCCGCAACAAGGCGGTCCACTACGACGTCGGCGACCGCATGAACCACCCGAAGTACGGGTTGGGCAAGGCGGTCGCCAAGGAGGGGTCGGGGCCGACGGAGCGGATCACGTTCGACTTCGGCGGCAGCATCGGCCGCATGACGTTCATGACGTTGGGCGGGCTGCCCGGCGAGAAGCTCTGA
- a CDS encoding M23 family metallopeptidase — MAQKRTGVIEHAGRRFVAPLDASAVVAARTATADPADLEDDFLDLDRQAWSRTVRRSATLDPDTVTSSEITQDLAISETEYRTTYQQPARRTPSTLVESGEIDELPIKRTATPSRTPGKSGKHRVSAPPTALKGGRAALVALAAGAAVAAAAHASSVDNSSTAATAADGTPDQGPGVVNGTADTDMSSFTRGLSQGKALAAAEQAKENLKRRPLFTSPIPFGVYSFTSGFGSRWGSFHGGLDMAAPLGTPIHAATDGVVIAAGPASGYGNWVQVRADDGTVTMYGHMSSSGVLVQKGQHVTAGDVIALVGNEGFSFGPHVHFEVWKNGTTKIDPMPWLAQHGVRVSAYTG; from the coding sequence GTGGCCCAGAAACGAACCGGGGTAATCGAGCATGCCGGGCGTCGCTTTGTCGCCCCCCTCGATGCCTCTGCCGTCGTCGCTGCTCGAACCGCGACCGCTGACCCCGCTGACCTCGAGGACGACTTCCTCGACCTTGATCGGCAGGCGTGGTCCCGGACCGTGCGCCGCAGCGCAACCCTCGACCCCGACACCGTCACCAGCTCGGAAATCACGCAGGACCTGGCGATCTCGGAGACCGAGTACCGCACCACCTACCAACAGCCCGCGCGCCGCACGCCGTCGACCCTCGTGGAGTCCGGTGAGATCGACGAACTTCCGATCAAGCGGACCGCAACCCCGTCGCGCACCCCCGGCAAGTCCGGCAAGCACCGTGTCAGCGCCCCGCCCACGGCACTGAAGGGCGGCCGGGCCGCTCTCGTCGCGCTCGCCGCCGGCGCCGCCGTGGCCGCCGCCGCGCACGCCTCCTCGGTCGACAACTCCAGCACCGCGGCCACCGCCGCCGACGGCACTCCGGATCAGGGCCCGGGCGTCGTCAACGGCACCGCGGACACCGACATGTCCTCGTTCACCCGCGGCCTGAGCCAGGGCAAGGCCCTGGCCGCCGCGGAGCAGGCCAAGGAGAACCTCAAGCGCCGCCCGCTGTTCACCTCCCCCATCCCGTTCGGCGTCTACAGCTTCACCTCCGGATTCGGGTCCCGTTGGGGCTCGTTCCACGGTGGCCTCGACATGGCCGCCCCGCTGGGCACGCCCATCCACGCCGCGACCGACGGCGTCGTCATCGCCGCCGGCCCCGCCTCGGGCTACGGCAACTGGGTCCAGGTCCGGGCCGACGACGGCACCGTGACGATGTACGGCCACATGTCCTCATCCGGCGTCTTGGTCCAGAAGGGCCAGCACGTCACCGCCGGCGACGTAATCGCACTGGTCGGCAACGAAGGCTTCTCCTTCGGCCCGCACGTCCACTTCGAGGTGTGGAAGAACGGGACCACCAAGATCGATCCGATGCCGTGGCTCGCGCAGCACGGTGTCCGCGTCTCGGCCTACACCGGCTGA
- the sucC gene encoding ADP-forming succinate--CoA ligase subunit beta has protein sequence MDLFEYQAKELFAKHGVPTSQGRVTDSVADARVIAEEIGKPVMVKAQVKTGGRGKAGGVKYAATPDDAERYAQDILGLDIKGHVVKKLLVAEASDIAEEYYISFLLDRANRTYLAMCSVEGGMEIEEVAATKPDRLAKVPVDAVKGVDLATARSIAEQGHLPAEVLDAAAVTIAKLWEVFVGEDALLVEVNPLVRTPDDQILALDGKVTLDGNADFRQPGHVEFEDRDATDPLELKAKENDLNYVKLDGQVGVIGNGAGLVMSTLDVVAYAGENHGGVKPANFLDIGGGASADVMAAGLDVILGDDQVKSVFVNVFGGITACDAVANGIVGALAKLGDAASKPLVVRLDGNKVDEGRKILADANHPLVTLAETMDAGADKAAELASK, from the coding sequence ATGGACCTCTTCGAATACCAGGCGAAGGAACTCTTCGCCAAGCACGGGGTGCCCACCTCACAGGGACGGGTGACCGACAGTGTGGCCGATGCGCGAGTGATTGCCGAGGAGATCGGTAAGCCCGTCATGGTCAAGGCCCAAGTGAAGACCGGCGGCCGCGGAAAGGCCGGCGGCGTGAAGTACGCGGCGACTCCCGATGACGCGGAGCGCTACGCCCAAGACATCCTCGGCCTCGACATCAAGGGCCATGTCGTGAAGAAGCTGCTGGTCGCCGAGGCCAGCGATATCGCGGAGGAGTACTACATCTCCTTCCTGCTCGACCGCGCCAACCGCACCTACCTGGCCATGTGCTCGGTCGAGGGCGGCATGGAGATCGAGGAGGTCGCCGCGACCAAGCCCGATCGCCTCGCCAAGGTGCCCGTCGACGCCGTCAAGGGCGTCGACCTGGCCACCGCCCGGTCGATCGCCGAGCAGGGCCACCTGCCCGCCGAGGTGCTCGACGCCGCAGCGGTCACCATCGCCAAGCTGTGGGAGGTGTTCGTCGGCGAGGACGCCCTGCTGGTGGAGGTCAACCCGCTGGTGCGCACCCCCGACGATCAGATCCTCGCGCTGGACGGCAAGGTCACCCTCGACGGTAACGCCGACTTCCGCCAGCCCGGGCACGTCGAGTTCGAGGATCGGGACGCCACCGACCCGCTCGAGCTCAAGGCCAAGGAGAACGACCTCAACTACGTCAAGCTCGACGGTCAGGTCGGCGTGATCGGCAACGGCGCCGGACTGGTCATGTCCACGCTGGACGTGGTCGCCTACGCCGGTGAGAACCACGGCGGTGTGAAACCCGCGAACTTCCTCGACATCGGTGGTGGTGCCTCGGCCGACGTGATGGCCGCCGGCCTCGACGTCATCCTCGGCGACGACCAGGTCAAGAGCGTGTTCGTCAACGTCTTCGGCGGCATCACCGCCTGTGACGCGGTCGCCAACGGAATCGTCGGCGCCCTCGCCAAGCTGGGCGACGCCGCGAGCAAGCCGCTCGTGGTCCGCCTCGACGGCAACAAAGTCGACGAGGGCCGCAAGATCCTCGCCGACGCCAACCACCCGCTCGTGACCCTGGCCGAGACCATGGACGCGGGCGCCGACAAGGCTGCCGAGCTGGCGAGCAAGTAG